From Micromonospora sp. NBC_01699, a single genomic window includes:
- the thrC gene encoding threonine synthase — MTAILGETQSSATAADSDAPVNPARALVCRGCGAQYPLIAQHACYECFGPLEVAYDQEALAKVTRADIEAGPQNIWRYAALLPAGQDPATRVTLDPGLTPLVAAPHLAAELGITAPLWVKDDSANPTHSFKDRVVSVALTAARGLGFNRFACASTGNLANSVAAHAARAGVPSIVFIPADLEQGKIITTAVYGGDLVAIDGSYDDVNRLCGELVETDEFEDTAFVNVNVRPYYAEGSKTLGYEVAEQLGWRIPEQVVIPMASGELLTKIDKAFSELVEIGLVEAPANGWKVFGAQSAGCNPIATALHNDTDTIVPVKPTGIAKSLNIGDPAAGVYALEAVRRTGGWMEYADDDEIRDAIRLLARTTGVFAETAGGVTVACLRKLVASGRLDPTAETVVYNTGEGLKTIDAVASLVGPTYRVKPSLKAAREAGLLG, encoded by the coding sequence ATGACTGCGATCCTCGGCGAGACCCAGAGTTCCGCTACCGCTGCTGACAGTGACGCGCCGGTAAATCCGGCCCGCGCGCTGGTCTGCCGGGGCTGCGGCGCGCAGTACCCGCTGATCGCGCAGCACGCCTGTTACGAGTGTTTCGGCCCGCTTGAGGTCGCCTACGACCAGGAAGCCCTGGCGAAGGTCACCCGAGCGGACATCGAGGCCGGCCCGCAGAACATCTGGCGGTACGCCGCGCTGCTCCCCGCCGGCCAGGACCCGGCCACCCGGGTCACCCTCGACCCCGGCCTGACCCCGCTGGTCGCCGCTCCGCACCTCGCCGCCGAGCTGGGCATCACCGCGCCGCTCTGGGTCAAGGACGACAGTGCCAACCCCACTCACTCGTTCAAGGACCGGGTGGTCTCGGTGGCGCTGACCGCCGCGCGCGGCCTCGGCTTCAACCGGTTCGCCTGCGCCTCCACCGGCAACCTGGCCAACTCGGTCGCCGCGCACGCGGCCCGCGCCGGGGTCCCCTCGATCGTGTTCATCCCGGCCGACCTGGAGCAGGGAAAGATCATCACCACCGCCGTGTACGGCGGCGACCTGGTCGCCATCGACGGCTCGTACGACGACGTGAACCGGCTCTGCGGCGAGCTGGTGGAGACCGACGAGTTCGAGGACACCGCGTTCGTCAACGTCAACGTGCGGCCGTACTACGCCGAGGGTTCGAAGACCCTGGGGTACGAGGTGGCCGAGCAACTCGGCTGGCGCATCCCCGAACAGGTGGTCATCCCGATGGCCAGCGGCGAGCTGCTGACCAAGATTGACAAGGCGTTCAGCGAGCTGGTCGAGATCGGCCTGGTCGAGGCGCCGGCCAACGGCTGGAAGGTGTTCGGCGCCCAGTCGGCCGGGTGTAACCCGATCGCGACCGCCCTGCACAACGACACCGACACCATCGTGCCGGTGAAGCCGACCGGCATCGCCAAGTCGCTCAACATCGGCGACCCGGCCGCCGGGGTGTACGCGCTGGAGGCGGTGCGGCGTACCGGCGGCTGGATGGAGTACGCCGACGACGACGAGATCCGCGACGCGATCCGGCTGTTGGCGCGTACGACCGGGGTGTTCGCCGAGACGGCGGGCGGGGTTACGGTGGCCTGCCTGCGCAAGCTGGTGGCGAGCGGACGGCTCGACCCGACCGCCGAGACCGTTGTCTACAACACCGGCGAGGGACTCAAGACCATCGACGCGGTGGCGTCGCTGGTGGGGCCGACGTACCGGGTCAAGCCGTCGCTGAAGGCGGCGCGCGAGGCCGGGCTGCTGGGCTGA
- a CDS encoding ABC transporter permease, with translation MAGTDQVTVESAGAATGYRPRATLTVATEWRRQFARRRTQLTLAAMVLLPIIVLIAFQFNAGGDDDNGNNEFASLIDLATTGGLNFALFCIFVSSSFLLVVVVALFCGDTVASEASWGSLRYLLAVPVPRSRLLAVKLVVALAYSGLALLLLIGTALLAGTIRYGWEPLQSTVAAQIPAGEGLLRLLGILGYLAVALLVVAGLAFLLSVTTDAALGAVGGAVLLWILSSILDQIEALGVVRDFLPTHYSTAWLGLLSTPIQTDDIVRGCISAISYATIFWSLAFWRFTRKDVVS, from the coding sequence ATGGCCGGCACGGATCAGGTGACCGTCGAGAGCGCGGGTGCGGCGACGGGTTACCGGCCCCGGGCGACGCTCACGGTGGCGACCGAGTGGCGCCGGCAGTTCGCGCGTCGGCGTACGCAGTTGACGTTGGCGGCGATGGTCCTGCTGCCGATCATCGTGCTGATCGCGTTCCAGTTCAACGCGGGCGGTGACGACGACAACGGCAACAACGAGTTCGCCAGCCTGATCGACCTCGCCACCACGGGCGGGCTCAACTTCGCCCTGTTCTGCATCTTCGTGTCGTCGTCGTTCCTGCTGGTCGTCGTGGTGGCGCTGTTCTGCGGCGACACCGTGGCCAGCGAGGCGAGCTGGGGCAGCCTGCGTTACCTGCTGGCGGTCCCGGTGCCCCGGTCCCGCCTGCTGGCGGTGAAGCTGGTCGTGGCGCTCGCGTACTCCGGGCTGGCGTTGCTACTGCTGATCGGCACCGCCCTGCTCGCCGGCACCATCCGGTACGGCTGGGAGCCGTTGCAGAGCACCGTCGCCGCGCAGATCCCGGCCGGCGAGGGCCTGCTTCGGTTGCTCGGCATCCTCGGCTATCTGGCGGTGGCGCTGCTGGTGGTGGCCGGGCTGGCGTTCCTGCTCTCGGTCACCACCGATGCCGCCCTGGGCGCGGTCGGCGGCGCCGTGCTGCTCTGGATCCTGTCCAGCATCCTGGACCAGATCGAGGCCCTCGGCGTGGTCCGCGACTTTCTGCCGACCCATTACAGCACTGCGTGGCTGGGCCTGCTCTCCACCCCGATCCAGACCGACGACATCGTACGGGGCTGCATCTCGGCGATCAGCTACGCCACCATCTTCTGGAGCCTTGCCTTCTGGCGCTTCACCCGCAAGGACGTGGTCAGCTGA